CTCAGCCCGCCGGCGGACGACGTCGTGGTGCCCTGGCCGCACAGCGGACTGGACGCCGTGGGACTGGCGTACCGCCGGTTCGGCCAGACCACCGATGCCGAGGTCCGGGACCTGCTGGGCCCCTGACGGATGCACCCGAGCCTCCGGCGCAGGCCGGCCGCAGCGACGATCCGGGTCCGGCCGGCCGGTTCCGCGGCTGTTCCCTAGAGAAGCGGGGCGTTGGCATCGGATACTGGGGAGACGGCCAGCCGGGCCGATGGGGGAATCTCTCTGGAGGTCTTGAGGATGTCCGCATCAGGCAGCGAGTTCCATCAAGGGTTTGCGTTGGACGCCATGAACCTGACCAAGTCCGTCGTGCGCGGAATCCGCCTCGGATTGGGCATCACCGGGCTGGTTTCGGTGATCCTGGGACTGCTTGTCCTCTTCTGGCCCGGAGCGACGCTCGAGGTGCTCGCAGTCCTCTTTGGCCTGTATTTCGTGATTGCCGGTGCCGTCCGCATTCTGCTCGGCGTTTTCACCGGCTTGGGCGGAGGGTTGAAGATCCTCAACATCCTGGTGGGCCTGGCCCTGCTGGTGGTCGGCGTGATCGCCATCCGCAACCCCACGGAAACCCTGACGGCACTCGGCCTGGTGATCGGGATCGCCTGGATCGTGGAGGGCGTGATGGCCCTGGCCGAGTCCGACCGCGGCGGGTCCCGCTGGTTCGCCATTGTGCTGGGGATCCTGAGCATCCTCGCCGGGATAGTGGTGCTCTTCCTCCCCCTGGAAACTCTGGCGGTCCTGGTGATTTACGGCGGGATCTTCCTTGTGGTCCTGGGCGCCATCCAGATTGTCCGCGCCTTTGCCTTCGGCCGGGGCATGCCCCGAAACGCTTGAACCTCCTTCCGGCAGTCAGCCTCCCGAACCGGGGGCCTGCGCGTCCAGAAACCTCCCAGCAGACGTCCAGACCGCGTTAACGCAGCGCTAACCTGCAGGCGCTCCCGGCCGTAACATACCGCCCCCATGCTTAAACCAGCGCCGCCGGTACCGGGGTGCCGGTCAGCCGCGGGGGGCTGGCCCGTCCATATTCTCCGCATTCTCCGCCCGGCTGCATCGGCAGAGGCAGGAACGGGCGCACAACCCGAACGGGAGTACCTCCATGGACTCTGGAAACACAGCCTGGCTGCTGGCCAGTTCCGCATTGGTCTGCCTGATGATCCCCGGGATCGCCTTCTTCTACGGCGGCATGGTGGGCTCACGGCGGATCCTGAACATGATGATGATGTGCTTTGGCGGGGCCAGCCTCGTGGCCGTCCTTTGGGTGCTTTACGGCTATTCCGCAGCGTTCGGCGACTCGCTGGGCGGCATGGGCCTGCTGGGCGACCCGCTGGAGTACCTCGGCCTCTCCGCACTCCTTACTGAAGATCCGGCCGCGTCCATCCCGGTGGCCCTGTTCGCTGCCTTCCAGCTGATGTTCGCGTGCGTAACCACCGCCCTGGTGGCCGGGTCCGCGGCCGGACGGATGAAGTTCGGCGCCTGGATGGTCTTCGCCGGGCTCTGGGCCACGCTGGTCTACTTCCCGGTGGCGCACTGGGTCTTCGCTTTTGACAACGCGGAGGGCACCGTCGTCGGCGGCTGGATCGCCAACCAGCTCGGCGCCATTGACTTCGCCGGAGGCACCGCCGTACACCTGAACGCCGGTGTCGCTGCACTGGCCCTGGCGCTGGTCCTGGGCCGCAGCAAAGGCTGGCCGCACTCGCACGGGCAGCCGCACAGCCGCCCGCTGATCCTGCTGGGGGCAAGCCTGCTCTGGATCGGCTGGTACGGCTTCAACGCCGGTTCCGCCCTCAGCGCCGGCCACTCCGCCGCCGTCGTTTTCCTGAATACCGCAGTTGCCGCAGCCGCCGGCATGCTCGGCTGGATGCTGATGGAACGCCTGCGGCTGGGACGCTCCTCAAGTCTGGGTGCGGCGTCGGGCCTGATCGCAGCCCTGGTGGCCATCACGCCCGCCTGCGGCGCGGTCAGCCCCCTGGGCGCCGTCGCCATCGGCGCGATCGCCGGACTGGTCTGCTCCTTGGCCATCGAGATGAAGTTCCGCCTCGGCTTCGACGATTCCCTGGACGTGGTGGGAGTCCACGCCGTCGGCGGCCTGCTGGGCACCCTGCTGATCGGTTTGTTCGCCACGGACGCGGCGCCCAACGGTGTCAGCGGCCTCTTCTACGGCGGCGGTTTCTCCCTGCTCGGCAGCCAGGCACTCGCCTGCGGAGCCGTGCTCATTTACTCCTTCGTGGTGACGTGGGTGATTGCCAAGGTGCTCCAGCTGACCATCGGCCTGCGCATCCCCGAAGAGAGCGAACTCAAGGGAATCGACCTCATGGCCCACTCCGAATCCGCCTACCTGAATGATGAAGAACCCGTGGAGCTCGGCGCACCGACCCGAACCTAGGACGGGCACCGAAAGGAGGAACGGGCGCACCCACCGCGGGTGCGCCCGTTCCGGTGTACCGGGTTGTTGTTCCCGGCCCCCGGCCGGCTCAGAGATCCCGGTACAGGCCTTCTTCCTGCTCCAGGTAGATGTCCAGCAGCCGGCGTGAATGCTCGCCCGCGGCACCCTCCTGCGCCAGGCCGTCCTTCATGGTTTCGGCCTGGGCGGCGCCGCTGGGGAAGGGCGGAAGCAGCGGCACCGCGGGATCGGTGACCACTTCGATCAGGAACGGCCGGGTGGCGGCGAGCGCCACGTCCCAGGCTTCACCCAGGAGCTCCGGATCCTCCACCCGGATGCTTTCCAGTCCCAGCAGCTTGGCGTACTCCGCGTACTTGAAGTCCGGCAGCGACTGGCTGTCCTCGAACCGCGGATCGCCCTCCATTTCGCGCTGTTCCCAGGTGACCTCGGCCAGCTCGCGGTTGTTCAGCACGCAGAGAACGAACCGCGGATCCTCCCACTTCTGCCAGAGCCGGCTCAGGGTGATCAGTTCGGTCACTCCGGCCATCTGCATGGCGCCGTCTCCGGAGAGCGCCACGACCGGCCGGTCCGGATACGCCAGCTTCGCGGCCAGTCCGTACGGCACGGCGCAGCCCATGCTGGCCAGCGTGCTGGACAGGTGCGCGGGCACGCCCTCCGGAAGGTGCAGCTGCCGGGCGTACCAGTACACGGAGCTGCCGACGTCGACCGCCACCTGTGCGTTGTCCGGCAGGCGCCGGTTCAGCTCGTAGACCACGCGTTCGGGGTTCACCGGATCGGCGGGCGTCATGGCCCGTACGCGGGCCAGTTCGTGCCAGCGGCGTACGCTTTCCTCCACCTGCCCCCGCCAGGGAGTATCCGGTTTAGCTTCCAGCAACGGGATCAGGGCATCCAGGCTGGCTACGGTGTCTCCGGTGATGCCGACCTCCACCGGGTAGCGGTTCCCGATTGCGGAAGCATCCCGGTCAATCTGCACCCCGCGCGCCGTCCCCGGCTTTGGGTAGAACTCGGTCCACGGGTCGCTGGAGCCGATGATCAGCAGGGTGTCGCAGTTGTCCATCACGTAGCCGGCGGAACTGGTGCCAAGGTGTCCCATGGTTCCGGCGGCCAGCGGCAGGGTTTCATCCACGTACGGTTTGCCGAGCAGGCTGGTGGTGATGCCCGCACCGATCTTCTCGGCCAGGGCGGCGACCTGGGCGCGGGCATTCCGTGCACCCTGCCCCACGAGCAGGGCCACCCGCTCGCCGGAATTGATCAGGTCCGCGGCGGCCCGGATGTCCGCCGGGTCCGGCGAGGTCCGCGCGGGGCTGAACACGGGAACGGTGTTGAGGATGCCGTGCTCCTGTTCCAGGTCCGGGGCCGGGGCCTGCTGCACGTCATGCGGGATGATGACGACGGCGGGCGTGCCGGTGGCCAGCGCCTTCTTGAACGCGCGGTCCAGCACCAGCGGGACCTGCTCGGGGGAATTGATCTGCTGACGGAACGCCGACGCAACATCCCGCGTCAGGTTCATCAGGTCCACTTCCTGCATGTACGAGGACCCCAGCACGCTGCGGGACTGCTGCCCGACAATGGCCACCACGGGTGCCCCGTCCAGCCGGGCGTCGTACAGGCCGTTGAGCAGATGGATGGCGCCGGGCCCCTGGGTGGACATCATCACCCCTACCCCGCCGGTGTACTTCGCATGCCCCACCGCCATAAATGCTGCGTTTTCCTCGTGCCGGACCTGGATGAACTCGGGGTCGCCGCTGCGGCGCATCGCGCCCAGGACCGTATTGATGCCGTCTCCGCTGTAGCCGAACACCCGGTCCACATTCCAGGCCTTCAGGCGTTCGACAATCAGATCCGCTACGAGCCGCTCACTCATGGAAGCCTCCTGTAATCAGCATGCTTACGATACGGCCACACTATTGCATTAGTTGCCCGCCCCGGGAACCCAAGGGTGGCACAGCAGGCACCAGGTGCCGCCATCCCCCGGACTTTCAGATAGTGACGTGCGGCACATTTCACGTACCCTTGGGTGCATTGCTCCTGGTTCGTGACAAAGATGCCCGATTGGAGGCGCCGGCCGTGCCGATTCCCGTTCCGATGAACGATTCCGCACCCCTCGGCACCCCTGAAGGAGCCCGCCGGACAAGCCGGTTTTCCACCGCGCAGGCGCCGCTGCGGCAACGGCTGGATTTATGGGAGGAATACAACGAGCAGGCACTGTTCGGGCTGCGCTGCAGCACCCTCTCGGAACGCAGCCTCCTGGCCACCCAAACCAACCTTGCACTGCCCCGGATCCGGCTTACGCATATCAACGGGAATGACCATGTAATTGAACGCGCGCCGGAGAATATCCGCAGGAACCCGGTCGACGCCGTAATGCTCTGCCTGCTGCTCGAGGGGAAGGCGTTTTTCTACCACGACGCCGGCTGCGAAACCCTGGCGGCAGGGGAAGCCGTCGTTTATGACGCCAACCGGCCTTTTATGTACGGCTTTTCCACGGATATGCGCCAGGTGATTGTGGAGGTACCCCGCACGGTGCTGCGCGAGCAGTCGGCACGCGAAGAGTACTTCCGTCCGCGGGTGCTCCGCATCGCCGGGTCACCCGCCGCCACGCACGCCAACACCACTGCCAACGCGGTGCTTGGGGCCTTCCGGGATCCGGTTGAAGATACGGACGAGCTGGAACGGAGCGTGCTGGAAATGTTCTCCATCATTACCGGCGAGCCCGGGGCCGCGCCTTCGCTGGCCTATCTCGCAGCCGCCCGCGATTACATCGGAACACATCTGGGCCGGCCGGCCCTGTCCCTGGCCCAGATAGCCCGCGCCGTGGGGATCAGCGAGCGCCACCTGACCCGGGTTTTCGCAGAAGCAGGTACCAGCCCGGCCCGGTATGTACTGGAGACCCGGCTGACCCGTGCCCAGCAGCTGCTGGCAGATCCGGCCCACGCCGCCACCTCCATCGCAGCAATCGCGGCGTCCGTCGGATTCGTTTCGGCCGCCCACTTCTCCCGGGCATTCCGTCTGGAGTACGGCTGCACACCCCGCGACGCCCGCCTTTCAGCGGCCGCACGCCAGGCGGAATAAGCCGGCCCTTTCCAGAATATGATCCTTGCCGAATCCGGACATCGGCTTGCCTGTTCCGGACCAGGCCTTCAGCGGCGCCTGCCCTGCCGGAGACAGTGGGACCTACATCACACCCAGTGTCATTTCCGAAAGGCTCCGGACCCTATGAAAACCTCTCCCCGCCACCTGCTCGGGCTGCTCGCTGTCCCGGCACTGGTCCTGTCCCTTGCCGCCTGCGGTGACGATGCCGGCACAACGTCCGACGCCGCCGAAACCGGTTCCTCGTCAGTGGACACAGCGGCGCTCGAGACCATGCTCACCGACTTCCAGAAGCCCCTCGAAGAAGAGGTGCCGACGGAGTCCGCGGCCATCGCGAAAGACAAGAGCATCGTGGTCATCCCCTGCACCTATTCGTCCGAAGCCTGCGCCCGCGGAGCCGACGCTGCGATGGAAGCGGCTGAATCCCTTGGCTGGGAAACCCGCATGATCGATCCGGCCGGCAATCCGGAAAAAGCCCGCCAGGCCATCGACCAGGCGATCCAGCTCGGTGCCGACGGCATCATCTTCACCGCCGCCGTAGGCGACCAGATCGATGCTTCGCTGAAGCAGGCCCGGGAAGCCGGCATTTTCCTGGTCAACAGCATGTCCCCCGCCGATGACCGCTTCGACGTCGAGGTTGTGCCGGATGAGGAGGTCTCGGGCAAGATGATGGCTGCGGCCATCGCCCAGGACAGCGGCGGAGACGCGAAGATCCTGCTCACCACCGACCCGGCCTTCCCGTCCATCACGGCGCGCACCGAGGCGTTCGAGAAGTGGCTCCCCGAGCTTTGCTCCGGCTGCGAGATCGTCGAGACCATCGAAACGCAGATGTCCCAGCTGCAGTCCGGACTGCCGCCGCAGATCCAGGCCACCCTGACCGCCAACCCGGACATCGACTACATCTGGACGCACACCGGTGCCGCCGTCGTCTCCACCCAGGCCACCGTGGAGCGCAGCGCCAACGGCGAGAAGATCAAGATGGTTTCCTACGACGGCAACTCCGCCAACCTGAACCTGATCAAGGACGGCAAGAGCCAGTTCGCGGACGTCATCAAGCCGATGGAGCACACGGGCTACCTGTCCGTGCATGAGATGAACAACCTCTTCGCCAACGGTGCCAGCGGGCACCAGGTCATCGAGATGCCCAAACGCATGGTGCTGCAGGAGACCCTGCCCGAGCTGCCGTGGACGGGTGACTCCGACTGGAAGTCAGCCTTCACGGCTCTGTGGGAGAACGCGGGCTAGTTTCCGCGGAACCCACGCGGCCGGCCCGGTTATCCGGGCCGGCCGTATACCGCTTTCCCGCTGCCACACATTCAGGAGTACCCATGGAGCACACCGCAGCCCTGAGCATCCGCGGAATCAGCAAGACCTTTACCGGACAACGGGCCCTCGACGGCGTCAGCCTCGACATCCAGACCGGCAAAGTGACCGCACTGTTGGGCATGAACGGCTCCGGAAAGTCGACGCTGATCAAGATCCTGGCCGGGGTCTACGCGCCGGATCCCGGCGGAAGCCTTTCGGTCCGCGGCAAGGACCTGCAACTGCCGCTTACACCCGCGGCCGCACACGCCGCAGGCCTGCGGTTCCTTCACCAGGACCTGGGACTCGTGGACGCGCTGACGATCGCCGACAACTTTGCGCTTTCCGACGGGTTCTTCACCCGCACCGCTTTTTCCCCGGTGAAGCTCCGGAAGGAACACGCCCACGTGGCAGCCACGTTGGAGCTCCTGGGCATCGACGAACATCCCGGCAGGCTGGTCGGTGACCTCACCCCCTCCACCCGCACCATGGTGGGCATCGCCCGCGCCTTCCAGCACCGCTCCGGGAGCGTCGACGACGGCGCCCCCGCCGACGTCGACGCGCTCCGCCGCAACATCCTGATCCTGGACGAGCCCACCGCCTCGCTGCCCGCGCACGAGGCAGACCGCGTCCTGGCCCTGCTGGACATGCTCCGCGGCCACGGCGGAACCGCCGTTTATGTCAGCCACCGGATCGAGGAGGTCCGCCGCATCGCGGACAATGTCGCCGTGCTCCGTGACGGCCTGCTCGTTGCGGACGAGCCGCTGGGCGAACGTGACGCCGCGGCGGTCGTTTCCCTGGTCATCGGCCGCGAATTGGAGTCCCCCGCCATCCGCAGCGCCGAGGAACGCGAAGGCCCGGTGCTGCTGAGCACCCGTGCACTCAGCGGACCCCGGCTGGACGGTATCGACCTGGATGTGCACGCCGGAGAGATCGTGGGGGTCACGGGCCTGGTCGGCTGCGGCCGCAGCGAACTGGTCCGTCTGATCGCCGGTGCCCAGCAGCCGTCCGCCGGGTCCATGACCTTGGCCGGCAAGCCGTACACACCGGATTCCCCTGCAGCCGCAATCACGTCGGGGGTGGCCTGCGTTCCGCAAAACCGCCGGCGGGACGGCGTCGTCCTGGACCTGGGGGTCGGAGAAAACCTGACGCTCGGGCGCCTGCGCCGGTATACCCGCGGACCGGTCATAAACCGCGCTGCGGAGAAGGCCGCCGCGGAGGACCTCTCCCGCCGCTTCCTGGTGAAGACCGCGTCCCTCGCCGCACCTGTGCGCAGCCTCTCCGGCGGCAACCAGCAGAAAGTGGTTGTTGCACGCGCAGCGAGCGGCACGCCGTTGCTGCTGCTGCTGGATGAACCCTCCCAGGGGGTTGACGCACTGGCCCGGCAGGAGATCAGCCGGCTGCTTCAGGAACTTGCCGACGACGGCGTGGCAGTCCTGGTCGCCAGCACCGACTACGACGACTTCGTCGGCCTGGCGGACCGCGTGGTGGTCCTGGACCGCGGCCGGATTGCCGCCGAGCTCTCCGGGCCGGAAATCACCGAGGACGGAATCGCCCTCGCCTGCCAGACCGGCGCACCGGCTTAGGCCGCACCCCACCTACTACGCACACCCCACCAAGGAGCCTCTACAGTGAACCTCCGCCTCAACCCCGGCATCCTCATGAAGAACTACGGCATCGTAGTCTTCCTGGTACTGATGATCGCCGTCTTCGCGCTGCTTATGCCGGATACCTTCGCGACGTCCGGCAACTTCCGGCAGATCCTCGCCGACCAGGCGGTCCCGGGCATCCTGGCACTGGCCGTCATCCTGCCGCTGGCCGCCGGAGAGTTCGACCTTTCCGTGGGTGCCAACCTCGGCATCTGCACCATCACCGGAATAGTCCTGGCCGGTACCGGCCTGCCGCTGCCGCTGATCCTGCTCGCCACGCTTGCCCTGGGGATGCTGATCGGCGCCATCAACGCGTTCATGACCATCGTCGTCGGCGTCAACGCCTTTATTGCGACCCTGGGCATGGCCACCATCCTGGCCGGATTGAACCTGCTGCTGACCAATTCCACGCTGATCACCCATTCCTCCGATGCGTTCTCGGCCCTGACCGGGCTCCGCCTGCCCGGCGGGCTGCAGGTAGTTGTGTTCTACTTCCTCGCCGCGGCCCTCATCCTCTGGTTCGTCCTGGAACGCACTCCCTTCGGCCGGTACCTGCGGGCCACCGGTTTGGGGCGCGACGCCGCCGAACTTTCCGGGGTGCGCACCAAGAGATACCTGGCCGCGGCCTTCATCGGCGCCGGACTGCTCGGCGGACTTGCCGGAACGCTGCAGGCGTCCCGCGCTGGAAATGCGACGCCGGACCTTGGCCCGGAATTCCTGCTGCCGGCCTACGCCGCTGCGTTCCTGGGTGCCACGGCCATCCGTGCCGGCTACTTCAACGTCTGGGGCACTGTAACGGGCGTGTACCTGCTTGCCGTCGGAGCCAACGGGCTGGTCATCCTGGGTGCCAAGACCTGGGTTACCAACGTTTTCAACGGGGTAGCTTTGCTGATCGCCGTCTCAGCCGCCACCCTGGTGCAGCGCCGCAAGACGCGGGCGGTGCGTCCGGCCTCCGCGGCAGCGGGTTCCGCCCCGGCAGAAACACCACCCGGCCAAGGTGCTTCCACCCCGGCCTGATCCCTCCCGCAAGGGAACCAATCCTTCGCAGCCATCTTGTTTCACCGCAATCTAGGAGCAGCCATGTCCATCCTCGCCACATCCGCCTGGCACGGAAAAATCCACACCGATTCCTGGACGGCCGGGTCCGGCGGCGTTATCGACGTCGTCGAACCCGCCACCGGGCTTGTCCTGGGTGCCGTTGGGGCAGCGGACCGCGCCGATGCCCTTGCCGCCGCAACCCGGGCGGCTGCCGCGCAGCAGGCATGGGCACAGACCAAGCCGGAGGAGCGTGCCGCGGTGCTGCGGCGGGCGGGGATGCTCTTCGAGGACCATGCCAAGGAAATCCAAGGATGGATCATTCGCGAGACCGGGGGAATTGAGGCCAAGGCGGCGCTGGAGACCCACATTGCCGCCAACGAATGCTTCGAAGCGGCTGCGCTTCCCGCCCACCCGGCCGGGGAAGTGCTGACCTCCAATGAAAACCGCTGGTCCTTCGCTCGGCGCCGGGCTGCCGGCGTCGTGTCGGTGATTTCCCCCTTCAACTTCCCCCTGATCCTCTCCATCCGGTCGGTGGCGCCGGCCCTGGCGCTCGGCAACGCCGTCCTGCTGAAGCCGGACCCCCGCACCAGCGTCTCCGGCGGTGTGTCCATCATGCGCATCTTCGAACTGGCCGGCCTTCCTGCCGGAGTCCTGCAGCTGCTCCCCGGGGGTGCCGACGTCGGGCAGGCCCTGGTGGAAGCCCCGGAGGTACGCATCATCTCCTTCACGGGTTCCACGGCGGCCGGGCGCAAGGTCGGCGAGACTGCGGGCCGCCTGCTCAAGCGCGCCCACCTGGAGCTGGGCGGCAACAACGCCCTGATCGTGCTGCCCGGCGCCGACGTTGAGCTGGCTGCGTCTGCCGGAGCCTTCGGTTCCTTTATGCACCAAGGACAGATCTGCATGACCACCGGACGCCACCTGGTCCACGAATCCCTGCTGGAGGAGTACATCGACAGGCTCTCGGCCAAAGCCCGGGCGCTGCCGGTCGGGGATCCGCACACCGGCAGCGTAGCGTTGGGCCCGATCATCGACGAGCGCCAGCGCGACAACATTGACCGCCTGGTACGGGCGGCCAAGGACGCCGGTGCCCGGATTGCGGCGGGTGGAAACTATGAGGGCCTCTTCTACCAGCCCACTGTCTTGACCGAGCTGACCCCGGACAACCCCGCGTGGACGGAGGAGATCTTCGGGCCGGTGGCCCCCGTGCTGGGGTTCTCGACCGTCGATGAGGCGGTCGAGCTGGCCAATGCCTCCGAATACGGCCTCTCCGTGGGCGTGCTGGGTGAGGTGGGAATGGCGATGGAGGTGGCAGACCGCATGATCTCGGGGAAAGTGCACATCAACGAACAAACCGTCTCCGATGAAGCCAATTCACCGTTCGGCGGGATGGGCGCTTCCGGCACGGGTTCCCGTTTCGGCGGGGCGGGCGCCAACATCGAAGCGTTTACCGAAACGCAGTGGCTGACCATGCGGCCCGGAATTGCCGGATATCCCTTCTAGGCAGAATCCGTTTATTCGGGCCGGCTAAGCCCGCCTGGCACTACATCCCTCCCGAGGCCACGGGCTATCCTCATCCCATGCCCAAGGTCATCTATTACGTCGCATCCTCCCTGGACGGTTTTATTGCCACCGATGACAACCGGCTGGACTGGCTGCTCCAGTTCGGTTTCGAGGCGTTCCAGGACCACTACAACCGGTTTATGGCCGACGTCGGCGCGGTGGTTATGGGGGCGGACACCTACCGCTGGGTCCGGGCGGAGCAACCGGACAGCTGGGAGTACACCCAGCCGTGCTGGGTACTCACGCACGGGGAAGAGTCCGGCCCGGCGGAGGGGGACGTCCGGTTTGCCTCCGGTGACGTACGCGAGGTGCTCCGGGCTGCTCGGGACGCGGCAGGAGAAGGGAACATCTGGGTAGTGGGCGGCGGCAATGTGGCGGCACAGTTCGCCGAGGCCGGGCTGCTGGACGAACTGTGGATCACTTACATGCCGGTGGCGCTGGGCACCGGGCGGCGCCTGCTGCCGGTGTCCGGCCCCACCGCACCCATGCGCCTGATCGCCAGCACGCAGTTCAACGGCGGCGCCGCCGAGCTCCGCTACGCCGTGGGGAAAGTGCAGTAGAGACCGTTTGCCGGGGAACAAACGGTACCTACAACACTTTCGGTTGGTGAATGCGGGGCGGGCCGACCCGTTTTCCCGGCATTACCGACGGCCCCGCCGAACAGCATTTCCGTCCGCGGCCCGGCTGGCCGTTTAAGCGGTATTAGACCTGTAATGTTTGCTGAGACTCCGCTCACGGCAATGCGGGCACGGAATATGAAAGAAAAGCAGGCGTACAGGTAAATGAAGACTGATATCCGCACCCGGAACAATGTTCGCGTCCTAGGACGAGCGGACGGGCCGGTACTGCTTTTCGCCCACGGTTTCGGCTGCGACCAGGGCATGTGGTCCCGGGTACTGCTGCGTTTCACCGATGAGTACAAAGTGGTTCTCTTCGACCACGTCGGTGCCGGTGGTTCCGACCTCGCCGCCTACACACCGGCCAAATACGCCACCTTGGACGGCTACGTCGCCGATGTCCTGGAACTGTGCGAAGAGCTGGACCTGCAGGATGTCACCTTCATCGGCCACAGCGTGAGCGCCATGATGGCCATTGCCGCCGGCGCCACCGCCGCCGAACGCCTTGCCCGGATCATCCTGGTAGCGCCGTCGCCCAGCTACATGGACTATCCCGAGGACGGCTACGAAGGCGGCTTCAGCCGCGCCGACCTCGACGAACTCCTCGAATCCCTGGATACCAATTACCTGGTCTGGGCCGCCACCATGGCACCGGTGATCATGGGCAACCCGGCCGTTCCCGCCCTGGGCACCGAACTCGAGGGCAGTTTCTGCCGGGTCAACCCGACCATCGCCCGACAGTTTGCCCGCGTGGCTTTCCTGAGCGATGTCCGGAGCCTGCTGCATAAGGTGTCAGTCCCCACCCTCATCATGCAGGCCTCCGCGGATCTCCTGGCCCCCGACCACGTGGGCCGCTACCTGCAGGAACACATCCCGCACAGCACGCTGGTGCAGATGGAAGCCACCGGCCACCTCCCCCATGTCAGCGCACCGGAGGAGACCGCGGACATCATCCTCGGCTACCTGCAGCAGTCGGAGTAGGCACATCGTGGACCTGGATTTCCGGCTCGACTACCGCGCCCTGTCCCAAACCGCTCCGGCGGGCTATTTCATCACCCTGACGGACGGTACCGTGGTGGACGCCAACGGCACGGCGCAGAAATGGATTGGCAAGGCGTTGGAGGACGTCCGCGGCACCAGCTTCCTGAAGCTGCTGCCCGTGGGTGACCGGATTGTCTACACCACCCACGCCATGCCGCAGCTGGCGTTGAACGCGGCGTTTGCCGAACTCGCCGTCGACCTCCTGGGACCCGACGGCCGGCGCATCCCGGTCCTGCTCTCCGCCACCCGCTCCCCCGCGGCCGACGGGAGGCCGGCCCTTGACCAGGTGGTTGCCTTCTATGCGCACGAGCGCCGGCTGTACGAGCGTGACCTCATTTCGGCCCTGCGCACCGCCGAGGACGCCGAGGCCGCCCGCGCCGAGGCTGAGGCCAGCCTCACCGCCCAGGCAGTGGTGCTGCAGGAAAAGGATGTGGTGCTGCAGGCCTCGCTGATGGAGAGCCTGCGCAAGGAATCGATGCTGGAAACCATCCTGAACACCATCCGGGTTGGTGTGGCGGTCATTGACGAGGACGGCCGCCGCATCCTTACCAATTCCCGCCAGCAGCTCCACGAGCGCCTCGCGGCCCCTTCGTTCACCACCCGCCCCACCGAAGCGGAAATGTACATTTTCGGGCCGGACCGCACCACACCGGTCCCCGTGGACCAGCGTCCGGTGAAGCGGGCAGCCCTCGGCCAGTCCTTCTCGGACCAACTCGTTTGGTACGGGAACGGCGAGGAGCAGAAGGCGCTGAGCGTCTCGGCCCGCTCCGTCAAGGGCGACGACGACGCCTTCCGCGGTTCCGTGATCGCCTACAGCGACGTCACCGGCCTGGTGAATGCCGTGGCGGCGAAGGACGACTTCGTGGCGAATGTGTCCCATGAGCTGCGCACCCCGCTGACCTCGATCATGGGCTACCTGGAACTGGCGCTCGACGAAGAAGATGCCATCCCGGCGTATGTGGCCTCCTCGCTGAAGGTGGCGCAGCGGAATT
This genomic stretch from Arthrobacter sp. zg-Y1110 harbors:
- a CDS encoding ATP-binding protein, with protein sequence MDLDFRLDYRALSQTAPAGYFITLTDGTVVDANGTAQKWIGKALEDVRGTSFLKLLPVGDRIVYTTHAMPQLALNAAFAELAVDLLGPDGRRIPVLLSATRSPAADGRPALDQVVAFYAHERRLYERDLISALRTAEDAEAARAEAEASLTAQAVVLQEKDVVLQASLMESLRKESMLETILNTIRVGVAVIDEDGRRILTNSRQQLHERLAAPSFTTRPTEAEMYIFGPDRTTPVPVDQRPVKRAALGQSFSDQLVWYGNGEEQKALSVSARSVKGDDDAFRGSVIAYSDVTGLVNAVAAKDDFVANVSHELRTPLTSIMGYLELALDEEDAIPAYVASSLKVAQRNSEKLLHLVSDLLTAAAGSANVQQEVTDLSELVRSGITSAAPRAEINAVTIVAEVPETLPAMVDPKRISQVLDNLLSNAVKYSPDGGRVTVSAWRTETGATVLRVADSGIGMTEAEQAEVFTKFFRSGTARRAQIPGVGLGLVITKRIVEEHGGTIAMESEAGKGTVFTVTLP